A section of the Rhodobacter sp. genome encodes:
- a CDS encoding 3-keto-5-aminohexanoate cleavage protein, with translation MARKPTTIITCAVTGAIHTPTMSDALPCTSDQIATQAIAAAEAGAAILHLHARDDATGAPSIDPADFAPFLARIRQATDAVVNISTGGSLTATIQDRIAPARTFSPEMCSMNMGSLNFSFHGLADRYQAWKFDWEQPYVAGSEGNIFRNTFKDIKEAAETLAPHRIKFEHEIYDVGHLYNLKFMMDQGHFRAPVFLQFVLGILGGIGADVDNLVFLKRTADKLFGDQYRWSVLAAGAAQIPLAVTASQMGGHVRVGLEDSLFISRGELATSNAQQVAKIRRIIEDLGHAVATPDEAREILDLKGGDQVAF, from the coding sequence ATGGCCAGAAAGCCGACGACCATCATCACCTGCGCTGTGACCGGTGCGATCCATACGCCGACGATGTCGGACGCGCTGCCCTGCACCAGCGACCAGATCGCCACGCAGGCGATCGCGGCTGCCGAGGCCGGGGCGGCGATCCTGCATCTGCACGCGCGCGACGATGCCACCGGGGCGCCGTCGATCGACCCGGCCGATTTCGCGCCGTTCCTGGCGCGGATCCGGCAGGCGACGGACGCGGTGGTGAACATCTCGACCGGGGGGTCGCTGACCGCGACGATCCAGGACCGGATCGCCCCCGCCAGGACCTTTTCGCCCGAAATGTGCTCGATGAACATGGGGTCGCTGAATTTCAGCTTCCACGGGCTGGCCGACCGCTACCAGGCGTGGAAGTTTGACTGGGAGCAGCCCTATGTCGCAGGGTCCGAGGGGAACATTTTTCGCAACACGTTCAAGGACATCAAGGAAGCCGCCGAAACGCTTGCGCCGCACCGGATCAAGTTCGAGCACGAGATCTACGATGTCGGCCATCTCTACAACCTGAAATTCATGATGGATCAGGGGCATTTCCGCGCGCCGGTGTTCTTGCAGTTCGTGCTGGGGATTCTGGGCGGGATCGGCGCCGACGTGGACAACCTGGTGTTTCTCAAGCGCACCGCCGACAAGCTGTTCGGCGACCAGTATCGCTGGTCGGTCCTGGCGGCCGGCGCGGCGCAGATTCCGCTGGCGGTGACGGCCAGCCAGATGGGCGGGCATGTGCGCGTGGGGCTGGAGGACAGCCTGTTCATCTCGCGCGGCGAGCTGGCCACGTCGAACGCCCAGCAGGTCGCCAAGATCCGCCGGATCATCGAGGATCTCGGTCATGCCGTTGCCACCCCGGACGAGGCCCGCGAGATCCTGGACCTCAAGGGTGGCGATCAGGTGGCGTTCTGA
- a CDS encoding LysR family transcriptional regulator codes for MAAQPPRPKLPPLSALRAFEAAGRLGGFAPAAQELGVTPGAVTAHLKTLESALGVVLFDRHHRGVALTDLGARVLPEFTEAFRALETAVHRLEAEAAPGLVRIATTGDLAQLWLSPRLAALRAQGLTVIPQPAAAPDAARGTADLALFPRPTAPPAGAQTSPPIGRNLAAPLIAVAAPSLPLGPDPATIAPAHTLILSGPLGNWTRWADAAGMPGFQPRGPVLSLAALAVEEAANGAGVLVIARPLVEQALGTGRLIDPFGIAAPSGQCLALWPLRPAGPDSAAARVLAALMGD; via the coding sequence ACCGCGACCGAAATTGCCGCCGCTTTCCGCGTTGCGTGCATTCGAGGCCGCGGGAAGGCTGGGCGGCTTCGCCCCCGCCGCCCAGGAATTGGGCGTGACGCCGGGGGCCGTGACCGCGCATCTCAAAACCCTGGAATCGGCGCTGGGCGTCGTGCTGTTCGACCGCCACCACCGTGGCGTGGCGCTGACCGATCTGGGTGCGCGGGTGCTGCCCGAGTTCACCGAGGCATTTCGCGCCCTGGAAACCGCCGTGCACCGGCTCGAAGCGGAAGCCGCGCCGGGGCTGGTGCGGATCGCGACCACGGGAGACCTGGCCCAGCTGTGGCTTTCGCCCAGGCTGGCGGCGCTGCGGGCGCAGGGGTTGACCGTGATCCCGCAACCCGCGGCCGCGCCGGACGCCGCGCGCGGCACCGCCGACCTGGCGCTGTTCCCGCGCCCGACCGCCCCCCCGGCCGGCGCCCAGACCAGCCCCCCGATCGGGCGAAACCTCGCCGCGCCCCTGATCGCCGTTGCGGCCCCGTCACTGCCGCTGGGCCCCGACCCGGCCACGATCGCCCCGGCCCACACCCTGATCCTGTCCGGCCCACTGGGCAACTGGACCCGTTGGGCCGACGCGGCCGGCATGCCAGGGTTTCAGCCGCGCGGCCCGGTGCTCAGCCTGGCCGCGCTGGCGGTCGAGGAAGCGGCGAACGGCGCGGGCGTGTTGGTCATCGCGCGCCCTCTGGTGGAACAGGCGCTGGGCACCGGCCGGCTGATCGACCCGTTCGGCATCGCCGCACCGTCAGGCCAGTGCCTCGCGCTCTGGCCGCTGCGGCCGGCCGGGCCCGACAGCGCCGCAGCGAGGGTCCTGGCAGCCCTGATGGGTGACTGA
- the mreC gene encoding rod shape-determining protein MreC, giving the protein MASDRSNEADFVRPVRRLVIGVLALLLLALFLLWRIDSPRVERFRTAVLDTVVPNMDWAMAPVTRVSRMVEDFRSYARIYEQNQELRRELQQMRAWREAALQLEQRNAQLLDMARVRLDPQLTHVTGVVMADAGSPFRQSVLINVGARDGIVDGWAVMDGLGLAGRIAGVGERSSRVILLTDSNSRVPVIVQPSGQHALLSGDNTAMPVLDFVENADELRPGDRVVSASDGGVFPPGLLVGEVAQGADGRTRVRLAADYGRLDFLRVLRSRPAEQIDQTGALLRPVDPSGTPLDPTTGVPAPAPLAEAEPDTATETVEPVPAVPLPGGAEAPVTDGSQNE; this is encoded by the coding sequence GTGGCATCTGACCGGAGCAACGAGGCCGATTTCGTCCGCCCCGTCCGGCGCCTCGTCATCGGGGTGCTGGCGCTTTTGCTGCTGGCGCTGTTCCTGTTGTGGCGCATCGACAGCCCGCGCGTGGAACGCTTCCGCACCGCGGTTCTGGACACGGTCGTGCCGAACATGGACTGGGCCATGGCGCCCGTCACCCGTGTCTCGCGCATGGTCGAGGATTTCCGCAGCTATGCCCGCATCTACGAACAGAACCAGGAACTGCGGCGCGAGTTGCAGCAGATGCGCGCCTGGCGCGAGGCCGCCCTGCAACTGGAACAGCGCAACGCCCAGTTGCTGGACATGGCCCGCGTGCGGCTGGACCCGCAACTGACCCACGTCACCGGCGTGGTGATGGCCGACGCCGGCAGCCCGTTCCGCCAGTCGGTGCTGATCAACGTGGGCGCGCGCGACGGAATCGTCGATGGCTGGGCGGTGATGGACGGGCTGGGCCTTGCCGGGCGCATCGCCGGCGTTGGCGAACGGTCGTCGCGGGTGATCCTGCTGACCGATTCCAACAGCCGCGTGCCGGTCATCGTGCAGCCCTCGGGGCAACATGCGCTGCTGTCGGGCGACAATACGGCGATGCCGGTGCTGGATTTCGTCGAGAATGCCGATGAACTCAGGCCCGGCGACCGGGTCGTCAGCGCCTCGGACGGCGGGGTCTTCCCACCCGGCCTCCTGGTGGGCGAGGTCGCGCAAGGGGCGGACGGGCGCACCCGCGTGCGGCTGGCGGCGGATTACGGGCGGCTCGATTTCCTGCGCGTGCTGCGCTCGCGCCCGGCCGAACAGATCGACCAGACCGGCGCCCTGCTCAGGCCCGTCGATCCCTCGGGGACACCGCTGGACCCGACAACCGGCGTTCCCGCCCCCGCGCCCCTGGCCGAGGCCGAGCCCGACACCGCGACCGAAACCGTCGAGCCGGTGCCCGCCGTGCCCCTGCCCGGCGGCGCCGAGGCCCCGGTGACCGACGGATCGCAGAATGAATGA
- a CDS encoding 4-hydroxy-tetrahydrodipicolinate synthase, whose product MFRGSLPALITPFRDGAVDFEALESLVEWHIAEGSHGLVPVGTTGESPTLTHDEHEAVVEAVVKAVKGRVPVIAGAGSNNTVEAIRLIRHAEKVGADAALVVTPYYNKPTQAGLLAHYRALHEASSLPIVIYNIPGRSVIDMTPETMGELAALPRIVGVKDATGKIERVSQQRQTCGRDFVQLSGEDATALGFNAHGGVGCISVTANVAPRLCAEFQEATLRGDFASALDYQDRLMPLHTAIFLEPGVAGAKYAMARLGLCRDDVRLPLVGVSAPVAGAIDAALRHAGLLN is encoded by the coding sequence ATGTTCCGGGGATCGCTACCCGCTCTGATCACGCCGTTCCGCGACGGGGCGGTGGATTTCGAGGCGCTCGAATCGTTGGTCGAATGGCATATCGCCGAGGGCAGCCACGGGCTGGTCCCGGTGGGGACCACGGGCGAAAGCCCGACGCTGACGCATGACGAGCACGAGGCCGTCGTCGAGGCGGTGGTCAAGGCCGTGAAGGGCCGCGTTCCGGTGATCGCCGGGGCGGGTTCGAACAATACCGTCGAGGCCATCCGCCTGATCCGGCACGCCGAAAAGGTCGGTGCCGACGCCGCCCTGGTGGTGACGCCCTACTACAACAAACCGACGCAGGCGGGCCTGCTCGCGCATTATCGCGCGCTGCACGAGGCCAGCAGCCTGCCGATCGTGATCTACAACATCCCCGGACGCTCGGTCATCGACATGACGCCCGAAACGATGGGCGAACTGGCCGCACTGCCGCGGATCGTCGGCGTCAAGGACGCCACCGGCAAGATCGAGCGCGTCAGCCAGCAGCGCCAGACCTGCGGGCGCGATTTTGTCCAGCTTTCGGGCGAGGACGCAACCGCGCTGGGCTTCAACGCCCATGGCGGCGTTGGTTGCATTTCCGTCACGGCGAATGTCGCGCCGCGCCTGTGCGCCGAATTCCAGGAGGCCACGCTGCGCGGCGATTTCGCGTCGGCGCTGGACTATCAGGACCGGCTGATGCCGCTGCACACGGCGATCTTCCTCGAGCCGGGCGTGGCCGGCGCGAAATACGCGATGGCGCGCCTGGGCCTGTGCCGCGACGACGTGCGCCTGCCGCTGGTGGGCGTCAGCGCGCCGGTGGCCGGGGCCATCGACGCGGCGCTGCGTCACGCAGGCTTGCTGAACTGA
- a CDS encoding rod shape-determining protein MreD: protein MNETWRLNTLAHLGLWLAIAGVGTLIHILPLSGPEPGWPAPDLFLALTLAWVLRRPAHLPAAAIALTFLAQDLVLMRPPGLWALIVLGGSEFLRRRASVVREMNLLLEWAMVSAVLIAMTLAYRFGLAIVMVGRDPLDLSLARLAVTILVYPLVVWALQSVLRVRKPATGELDELGRKL from the coding sequence ATGAATGAAACCTGGCGGCTGAACACGCTGGCCCATCTGGGCCTGTGGCTGGCGATCGCGGGGGTCGGCACGCTGATCCACATCCTGCCGCTGTCGGGGCCGGAACCCGGCTGGCCCGCACCCGACCTGTTCCTGGCGCTGACGCTGGCCTGGGTGCTGCGCCGCCCCGCGCATCTGCCCGCCGCCGCCATCGCGCTCACCTTTCTGGCGCAGGACCTGGTGCTGATGCGCCCGCCGGGCCTGTGGGCGCTGATCGTGCTGGGCGGCAGCGAGTTCCTGCGCCGCCGCGCCTCGGTCGTGCGCGAGATGAACCTGCTGCTGGAATGGGCGATGGTCAGCGCGGTGCTGATCGCGATGACCCTGGCCTATCGGTTCGGTCTTGCAATCGTGATGGTCGGGCGCGATCCCCTCGACTTGAGCCTGGCGCGGCTTGCGGTCACAATCCTGGTCTATCCGCTGGTGGTCTGGGCGTTGCAATCCGTGCTGCGCGTGCGCAAGCCCGCGACTGGCGAACTGGACGAGCTGGGACGGAAACTATGA
- the rodA gene encoding rod shape-determining protein RodA, with amino-acid sequence MSYLEYNVKRSPTGLSKVLYVNWVLVLLLTAVACVGFLQLYSVSGGQFDRWAEPQMQRFALSLAVMFTIAFVPLWFWRSMAGMAYAVSVLLLLGVEFFGSIGMGAQRWLELGPIRLQPSEMTKITVIMAVAAYYDWLDIRKVSHPLWVGVALLIILVPAFLVVKQPDLGTALLIIGGGGMVMFFAGVSLWYFGGVIGLVIGLISVVFASRGTSWQLLHDYQFRRIDTFLDPSLDPLGTSYHINQAMIALGSGGLSGRGFMQGTQSRLNFLPEKQTDFIFNTLAEEFGFIGGVFLLALYIGIIVTCIVAAMQSKNRFAALLILGIAGNFFLYFAVNMAMVMGLAPVVGVPLPLVSYGGSAMLMILIGFGLVQSACIHRPRERA; translated from the coding sequence ATGAGCTATCTGGAATACAACGTCAAACGGTCGCCAACCGGACTGAGCAAGGTGCTCTATGTCAACTGGGTGCTGGTGCTGCTGCTGACCGCCGTCGCCTGCGTGGGCTTTCTGCAACTCTATTCCGTGTCGGGCGGGCAGTTCGACCGCTGGGCCGAGCCACAGATGCAACGCTTTGCGCTGTCGCTGGCGGTCATGTTCACCATCGCCTTCGTGCCGCTGTGGTTCTGGCGCTCGATGGCCGGGATGGCCTATGCGGTGTCGGTGCTGCTGCTGCTGGGGGTCGAATTCTTCGGCTCGATCGGCATGGGCGCGCAGCGGTGGCTCGAACTGGGGCCGATCCGGCTGCAACCCTCGGAAATGACCAAGATCACCGTCATCATGGCGGTCGCGGCCTATTACGACTGGCTGGACATCCGCAAGGTCTCGCATCCGCTGTGGGTGGGGGTGGCGCTGCTCATTATCCTGGTGCCCGCGTTTCTGGTGGTGAAACAGCCCGACCTGGGCACCGCGCTGCTGATTATCGGCGGGGGCGGAATGGTGATGTTCTTCGCCGGGGTCAGCCTGTGGTATTTCGGCGGGGTGATCGGGCTGGTGATCGGGCTGATTTCGGTGGTCTTTGCCTCGCGCGGGACAAGCTGGCAGTTGCTGCACGACTATCAGTTCCGCCGCATCGACACATTTCTGGACCCGTCGCTGGACCCGCTGGGAACCTCGTATCACATCAACCAGGCCATGATCGCGCTGGGGTCGGGCGGATTGTCGGGGCGCGGCTTCATGCAGGGCACGCAGTCGCGGCTGAACTTCCTGCCGGAAAAGCAGACCGACTTCATCTTCAACACCCTGGCCGAGGAGTTCGGCTTCATCGGCGGCGTGTTCCTGCTGGCGCTCTATATCGGCATCATCGTCACCTGCATCGTCGCGGCGATGCAGTCGAAGAACCGCTTTGCGGCGCTGCTGATCCTGGGCATCGCCGGGAACTTTTTCCTGTATTTCGCGGTCAACATGGCGATGGTGATGGGCCTGGCGCCGGTCGTCGGCGTGCCGCTGCCGCTTGTCAGTTACGGAGGCTCGGCGATGCTGATGATCCTGATCGGCTTTGGCCTGGTGCAATCCGCCTGCATCCACCGACCGAGGGAACGCGCATGA
- a CDS encoding sodium:solute symporter family protein: MLAPTTIWTAIAVFAGLGLLLAWRAARANTGTAEDYYLGGRAFGGVVAGLSYAATTYSAFMLVVLTGLTYRGGIGALGFELIYFAGLGLLVIFAPRFWLAARRWGFISPAEMLGARYGSPWVARLAALVALVFLMPYCTTQMAGIGLLLSGVTGGEITLVQAVATGALLAAVWTLVAGIRSVAWTDAVQAVVMLGSALLAILFAVAALGGWGAFAGGVAEAQGERLGVPGPGLWSLGTFVALSLPWFFFAISNPQVSQRLFILKDMAAMRRMILWVLGFGLAFTLIAVTWGFAALQLAPGLENSAAATPALLTSGAIPAWVAVLLVLGILAAAVSTLDSIALTLGAMVARDLMRRAQPGAQILAGRVVVILVVLFASLFAVQKAQIVDQLAALSAAGLMVTVPATIGAFFWRRGTAAGALASIGGGAALAVWMAMIRGVSVFNPVLALSVGGASLGLFVLVSVLTRPRAQALDFDLRADLDRVGAW; encoded by the coding sequence ATGCTGGCGCCAACGACGATCTGGACGGCGATCGCCGTCTTTGCCGGGTTGGGCCTGCTGCTGGCCTGGCGCGCGGCGCGGGCCAACACCGGCACGGCCGAGGATTACTACCTGGGCGGGCGCGCGTTCGGCGGTGTGGTCGCGGGCCTGAGCTATGCCGCGACGACCTATTCGGCCTTCATGCTGGTGGTGCTGACGGGGCTGACCTATCGCGGCGGGATCGGCGCGCTGGGGTTCGAACTGATCTATTTCGCGGGTCTGGGCCTGCTGGTGATCTTTGCGCCGCGCTTCTGGTTGGCGGCGCGGCGCTGGGGCTTCATCTCGCCGGCCGAGATGCTGGGCGCACGCTACGGCAGCCCCTGGGTGGCGCGGCTGGCGGCGCTGGTCGCGCTGGTGTTCCTGATGCCCTATTGCACCACGCAGATGGCCGGGATCGGCCTGCTGCTGTCGGGCGTCACCGGCGGCGAGATCACGCTGGTGCAGGCGGTGGCGACAGGTGCCTTGCTGGCGGCGGTCTGGACGCTGGTCGCGGGGATCCGCTCGGTCGCGTGGACGGATGCGGTGCAGGCGGTGGTGATGCTGGGCTCGGCGCTGCTGGCGATCCTGTTCGCGGTGGCGGCGCTGGGCGGCTGGGGTGCCTTTGCCGGCGGCGTCGCCGAGGCGCAGGGCGAACGGCTGGGCGTGCCCGGGCCCGGGCTGTGGAGCCTGGGCACCTTTGTGGCGCTGTCGCTGCCGTGGTTCTTTTTCGCGATTTCGAACCCGCAGGTCAGCCAGCGGCTGTTCATCCTGAAGGACATGGCGGCGATGCGGCGCATGATCCTGTGGGTGCTGGGCTTTGGCCTGGCGTTCACGCTGATCGCGGTGACCTGGGGCTTTGCCGCGCTGCAATTGGCGCCGGGGCTGGAGAATTCGGCCGCCGCGACGCCGGCGTTGCTGACCTCGGGGGCGATCCCGGCCTGGGTGGCGGTGCTACTGGTGCTGGGGATCCTGGCCGCCGCGGTCTCGACCCTCGATTCCATTGCGTTGACGCTGGGGGCGATGGTCGCGCGCGACCTGATGCGGCGCGCCCAACCCGGGGCGCAGATCCTGGCGGGGCGCGTTGTGGTGATCCTGGTCGTGCTGTTCGCCAGCCTGTTCGCGGTGCAAAAGGCGCAGATCGTCGATCAGTTGGCGGCGCTGTCGGCCGCGGGGCTGATGGTGACGGTTCCGGCGACGATCGGGGCGTTCTTCTGGCGGCGCGGCACGGCGGCGGGGGCGCTGGCGTCCATCGGCGGGGGCGCGGCGCTGGCGGTGTGGATGGCGATGATCCGGGGCGTGAGCGTGTTCAACCCGGTGCTGGCGCTCAGCGTGGGCGGGGCCAGCCTGGGCCTGTTCGTGCTGGTCTCGGTGCTGACGCGGCCGCGGGCCCAGGCGCTGGATTTCGACCTGCGCGCGGACCTCGACCGGGTCGGTGCCTGGTGA
- the hisA gene encoding 1-(5-phosphoribosyl)-5-[(5-phosphoribosylamino)methylideneamino]imidazole-4-carboxamide isomerase, which translates to MILYPAIDLKDGQCVRLYKGAMDQATVFNDDPAAQAAAFAAQGAEWLHLVDLNGAFAGKPVNAGAVDSILKSVALPCQLGGGIRDMATIETWLAKGLRRVILGTVAVENPTLVREAARAFPGQVAVGIDARQGRVATKGWAEETDVMVTDLARAFEDAGVAAIVYTDIDRDGAMQGPNVGATAALARATTIPVIASGGVSSLADLVALRDCGAPLDGAISGRALYDGKLDLGQALRALKA; encoded by the coding sequence ATGATCCTTTATCCCGCGATCGACCTCAAGGACGGCCAGTGCGTCCGCCTCTACAAGGGCGCGATGGACCAGGCGACGGTCTTCAACGACGACCCGGCGGCGCAGGCGGCGGCCTTTGCCGCGCAAGGCGCCGAATGGCTGCACCTGGTGGACCTGAACGGCGCCTTTGCCGGAAAGCCGGTGAACGCCGGCGCGGTCGACTCGATCCTGAAATCCGTCGCCCTGCCCTGCCAGCTGGGCGGTGGCATCCGTGACATGGCCACGATCGAAACCTGGCTGGCCAAGGGCCTGCGCCGGGTGATCCTGGGCACCGTGGCAGTGGAAAATCCGACCCTGGTGCGCGAGGCCGCGCGCGCCTTTCCCGGGCAGGTCGCGGTCGGCATCGACGCCCGCCAGGGCCGCGTCGCCACCAAGGGCTGGGCCGAGGAAACCGATGTCATGGTCACCGATCTGGCCCGCGCGTTCGAGGACGCAGGCGTGGCAGCGATCGTCTATACCGACATCGACCGCGACGGCGCCATGCAGGGACCGAACGTCGGCGCGACAGCGGCCCTGGCCCGCGCCACCACGATCCCGGTGATCGCCTCGGGCGGGGTCTCGTCGCTGGCCGATCTCGTCGCGCTCCGGGATTGCGGCGCGCCGCTGGACGGCGCCATCTCTGGCCGCGCGCTTTATGACGGAAAACTCGATCTGGGCCAGGCGCTGCGCGCGCTCAAGGCCTGA
- a CDS encoding rod shape-determining protein, giving the protein MFGLTGLFSSDMAIDLGTANTLVYVKGRGIILNEPSVVAYHVKDGRKQVLAVGEDAKLMLGRTPGSIEAIRPMRDGVIADFDVAEEMIKHFIRKVHKRSTFSKPKVIVCVPYGATPVEKRAIRQSVLSAGARRAGLISEPIAAAIGAGMPITDPTGSMVVDIGGGTTEVAVLSLGDIVYARSVRVGGDRMDEAIISYLRRHQNLLIGESTAERIKTTIGTARMPDDGRGKVMQIRGRDLLNGVPKEIEITQGQVAEALSETVQTICEAVMIALETTPPDLAADIVDRGVMLTGGGALLGDLDLALREQTGLIITVADQSLNCVALGTGKALEYEKQLRHAIDYES; this is encoded by the coding sequence ATGTTTGGACTGACAGGCCTCTTTTCGTCGGATATGGCGATCGACCTCGGAACGGCGAACACCCTGGTCTACGTCAAGGGCCGGGGCATCATCCTGAATGAACCCTCGGTCGTCGCCTATCACGTCAAGGACGGGCGCAAGCAGGTGCTCGCCGTCGGCGAGGATGCCAAGCTGATGCTCGGCCGCACCCCCGGCTCGATCGAGGCGATCCGCCCCATGCGCGACGGCGTCATCGCCGATTTCGACGTGGCCGAGGAAATGATCAAGCATTTCATCCGCAAGGTGCACAAACGCTCGACCTTTTCCAAGCCCAAGGTCATCGTCTGCGTCCCCTATGGCGCCACGCCCGTTGAAAAGCGCGCGATCCGCCAGTCCGTGCTGTCTGCCGGCGCGCGCCGCGCGGGGCTGATTTCCGAGCCCATCGCCGCCGCGATTGGCGCGGGCATGCCGATCACCGATCCCACCGGTTCGATGGTGGTCGATATCGGCGGCGGCACGACCGAGGTCGCGGTTCTGTCCCTGGGCGACATCGTCTATGCGCGCTCGGTCCGCGTCGGCGGCGACCGTATGGACGAAGCGATCATCAGCTACCTGCGCCGCCACCAGAACCTGCTGATCGGCGAATCCACCGCCGAGCGGATCAAGACCACCATCGGCACCGCCCGGATGCCCGATGACGGGCGCGGCAAGGTCATGCAGATCCGCGGCCGCGACCTGCTGAACGGCGTGCCCAAGGAAATCGAGATCACCCAGGGCCAGGTGGCCGAGGCACTGTCGGAAACCGTGCAGACGATCTGCGAGGCGGTGATGATCGCGCTGGAAACCACGCCCCCCGACCTGGCCGCCGACATCGTGGACCGCGGCGTCATGCTGACCGGCGGCGGTGCGCTTCTGGGCGATCTGGACCTGGCGCTGCGCGAGCAGACGGGCCTCATCATCACCGTCGCCGACCAGTCGCTGAACTGCGTTGCCCTGGGCACCGGCAAGGCACTGGAATACGAAAAGCAACTGCGTCACGCCATCGACTACGAAAGCTGA
- the mrdA gene encoding penicillin-binding protein 2, which produces MKRPPKDTEESARRISRRAMLMGGAQMAFAGVLVLRMRQLQLGQSEEFRLLAEENRINIRLLPPSRGLIADRNGNLLAQNVQNYRIVLVREDAGEPRAALERLSALIPLTADEIDRAEREIMRHRPFVPVTIADQLNWEEVARVAANAPALPGITPEVGLTRFYPFGAEFAHTVGYVGPVSERDLEGRENPDPLLMIPRFQIGKIGVEREYEDLLRGSAGHRRIEVNAVGREMRELDRQEGDAGANVQLTLDRALQAFTLARLGEDSAAAVVIEVQTGNILALASAPSFDPNLFVRGISVADFAELRDNDHRPMSNKTVQGAYPPGSTFKPVTALAAFDAGLATPDERVFCPGYIEVSNRRFHCWNRGGHGRVNLTSALAESCDVYFYEMAQRVGIDRINAMSERMGLGFRYDLPLSGISSGLNPSREWKRERRDAEWVVGDTINASIGQGYVLATPLQLAVMTARIATGRAILPRLVHAIDDIEQPVPDYPALGLDAAALAQVQRGMWEVSNSNRGTAYGSRIVSADLRMAGKTGTSQVFSITSAERAAGLRRQDQLPWNRRDHALFICYAPDTDPRYAVSVVVEHGGAGSSVAAPIARDIILAAQNGGLPPLEAYPAPQRNRIESVIRAISERIGPAATPQTGRNRA; this is translated from the coding sequence ATGAAGCGCCCGCCCAAGGATACCGAGGAAAGCGCCCGCCGCATTTCGCGCCGCGCCATGCTGATGGGCGGCGCGCAGATGGCGTTTGCCGGGGTGCTGGTGCTCAGAATGCGGCAGTTGCAGCTGGGCCAATCCGAGGAATTCCGCCTGCTGGCCGAGGAAAACCGCATCAACATCCGACTGCTGCCGCCGTCGCGCGGGCTGATCGCGGATCGCAACGGCAATCTTCTGGCCCAGAACGTGCAGAACTATCGCATCGTTCTGGTGCGCGAGGACGCGGGCGAGCCCCGCGCCGCGCTGGAACGCCTGTCCGCGCTGATCCCGCTGACCGCTGACGAGATCGACCGCGCCGAGCGCGAGATCATGCGCCACCGCCCGTTTGTCCCGGTCACCATCGCCGACCAGCTGAACTGGGAGGAAGTGGCCCGCGTCGCCGCCAACGCCCCGGCCCTGCCCGGCATCACGCCCGAGGTCGGGCTGACCCGCTTCTATCCCTTCGGCGCGGAATTCGCGCACACCGTCGGCTATGTCGGCCCCGTCTCGGAACGGGACCTGGAAGGGCGCGAGAACCCCGACCCGCTGCTGATGATCCCGCGCTTCCAGATCGGCAAGATCGGGGTCGAACGCGAATACGAGGACCTCCTGCGCGGATCCGCCGGGCACCGGCGGATCGAGGTGAACGCCGTCGGCCGCGAGATGCGCGAACTCGACCGGCAAGAAGGGGACGCGGGCGCCAACGTGCAATTGACGCTGGACCGTGCCTTGCAGGCCTTCACCCTGGCCCGGCTGGGCGAGGACAGCGCCGCCGCCGTCGTGATCGAGGTGCAGACCGGCAACATCCTGGCCCTGGCCTCGGCGCCATCGTTCGATCCGAACCTGTTCGTGCGCGGCATTTCGGTCGCGGATTTCGCCGAGCTGCGCGACAACGATCACCGCCCGATGTCGAACAAGACCGTGCAGGGCGCCTATCCGCCCGGTTCGACCTTCAAGCCGGTGACGGCGCTGGCGGCCTTTGACGCGGGGCTGGCCACACCCGACGAGCGGGTCTTTTGTCCCGGCTATATCGAGGTCTCGAACCGCCGGTTCCACTGCTGGAACCGGGGCGGGCACGGGCGGGTCAACCTGACCTCGGCGCTGGCCGAAAGCTGCGACGTCTATTTCTACGAGATGGCCCAGCGCGTCGGCATCGACCGGATCAACGCCATGTCCGAACGCATGGGCCTGGGCTTTCGCTACGACCTGCCCCTGTCGGGGATTTCCAGCGGGCTGAACCCATCGCGCGAATGGAAGCGCGAGCGGCGCGATGCGGAATGGGTCGTCGGCGACACGATCAACGCCTCGATCGGGCAAGGCTATGTGCTGGCGACGCCGTTGCAATTGGCGGTCATGACCGCGCGGATCGCCACCGGCCGGGCGATCCTGCCGCGCCTGGTCCACGCCATCGACGACATCGAGCAACCCGTTCCCGATTATCCCGCGCTGGGGCTGGACGCGGCGGCGCTGGCGCAGGTGCAGCGCGGCATGTGGGAGGTGTCGAATTCGAACCGCGGCACCGCCTATGGGTCGCGCATCGTTTCGGCCGATCTGCGCATGGCGGGCAAGACGGGCACCAGTCAGGTGTTCTCGATCACGTCGGCCGAACGCGCGGCGGGTCTGCGCCGGCAGGATCAACTGCCGTGGAACCGCCGCGACCACGCGCTGTTCATCTGCTACGCACCCGACACCGACCCGCGCTATGCGGTGTCGGTGGTCGTCGAACACGGCGGCGCCGGCTCGTCGGTCGCCGCGCCCATCGCCCGCGACATCATCCTGGCCGCCCAGAACGGCGGCTTGCCCCCGCTCGAGGCCTACCCCGCCCCGCAGCGCAATCGCATCGAATCCGTGATCCGCGCCATCAGCGAGCGCATCGGCCCGGCCGCAACACCACAAACGGGGCGCAACCGGGCATGA